The genomic stretch GTCCTATTACTTTGCCAAGGATTTTTACGTCTTTGACGATAATTGGTTCCATAGCCTTATTCTCTGGTTGAAGTCTTATATGGTCGTGTTCTTTATAGAATCTTTTTACTGTTGCTTCATCATCAATTAAGGCAACAACAATATCTCCATTTTCAGCTACATTTTGTCTTCTGACAATTATTATATCATTGTCGAAAATTCCTGCCTCAATCATGCTATCTCCCCTAACTCGGAGTAAGAATGCATCTTCTGTTCCAACAAGGTCGTACGGCAGGGTCATAGTTTCTTCTATATTTTCCACTGCTAAGATTGGTTCACCTGCTGTTACCTTTCCAACAAGAGGAAGTTGAACAACATTTCTGTGAACATAAAATTCTTCATCTACTATTTCTATGGCTCTTGGTTTGGATGGGTCGCGTCTAATATAACCTTTCTTTTCAAGTCGTGTCAGGTGACCATGGACTGTTGAGGTAGACTTCAGACCTGTTGCCTCACAAATTTCCCTCACCGCAGGAGGGTAGCCTTTTTCCTTGATTCTCTTTTTGATAAACTCTAATATTTCCTCTTGCTTTTTTGTAAGCTGTTTTTTCATAATACTTATTTCCCCTTCTTTAAGCATTATTATTTTGAGATAATTATAACACAAAAACATACATTCTTCAAACTTTTGTTTAGTATTTTAAGGCGGAAATTTATTTTAAAAGTAAAATAATTCTTGTATACAAGATACAATTTGTTTTATAATATATAAGGTGCAATATGTCAAATAATAAACGAAAGGAGTATTAAAAAATGGCATTTATTGATACAATCATAGAAAAAGCAAAATCAGATATAAAAACAATTGTACTACCCGAAAGCTACGAAGAAAGAAATTTAAAGGCTGCCTCTATAGCTTTGAAAGAAAAGATAGCTAAGATAGTTTTGATTGGCAAAGAAGATGAGATAAAAAAAGAGGCAGCAAAGTTTGATGCAAATGTAGATGAAGCTATTTTTATTGACCCAGACAATTTTGATAGATTTGATGAATTTGTCAATGAATTTTATGAACTAAGAAAAAACAAGGGTATAACACTGGAAGATGCAAAAAAGTTTATGAAAGACCCGATGTATTTTGGTGTTATGCTTGTGTACAAAGGTTTGGCAGATGGTATGGTGTCTGGTGCTATTCACTCAACAGCAGATACATTAAGACCGGCTCTGCAGATATTAAAAACTGCACCTGGGGTAAAACTTGTTTCAAGCTTCTTTATTATGGTTGTACCAAACTGCGAATATGGTGAAAATGGAGTTTTTGTATATGCTGATGCAGGTTTGAATCCAAATCCAACAGCAGAAGAGCTTGCTGATATAGCTATTACATCTGCAAAGAGCTTTGAAGCTTTAGTTGGTAAAACTCCAAAAGTAGCAATGCTTTCATATTCAACCAAAGGTTCTGCAAAGTCTGAGATGGTTGACAAGGTTGTTGAGGCAACAAGGATTGCAAAAGAGAAAGCACCAGACATTTTAATAGATGGCGAACTTCAAGCAGACGCAGCAATAGTTCCTTCTGTTGCAAAGCTGAAAGCGCCAGGAAGTCCTGTTGCAGGGCAAGCAAATGTTCTAATCTTCCCTGATTTGGATGCTGGCAACATTGCATACAAACTTACAGAAAGGCTTGCAAAAGCAGAAGCGTACGGACCTATTACCCAGGGAATAGCAAAACCTGTAAATGATTTGTCCCGAGGCTGCAAAGCTGAAGACATTGTGGGGGTTATTGCTATTACTGCTGTACAGGCTATGATGAAATAAATTATTGATAGAAGGGGAATGTGGAAATGAAGGTTTTAGTATTAAATTCAGGAAGTTCATCTTTAAAGTATCAATTTATTGATACTGATACGGAGGTTGCTCTTTGTAAAGGTGTTGTTGACAGGATTGGTTTGCCGGGGGCATTTATTAGACATCAAAAGAATGGTCAAGAGATTGTAAAAGAACAGGAAATAAATGATCACAATGTTGCTATTAAGCTTGTGTTAGAGATGCTTACACATGAAGAAGCTGGTATTATCCATTCCATGGATGAAATTGATGCAATTGGTCACAGGGTTGTTCATGGCGGGGAATATTTTAGTGATGCGGTAATTGTCAATGAAGAGGTAAAGAAAGCAATAAGGGAATGTATTGAACTTGCGCCTCTTCACAATCCTGCTAATTTAATGGGGATTGAAGCATGTGAAAAAGAGATTCCTGGGAAACCTAATGTGGCTGTATTTGATACAGCATTTCATCAAACAATGCCAAGATATGCGTATATGTATTCGCTTCCATATGAGGTGTATGAAAAATATAAAATTAGAAAATATGGATTCCATGGAACATCACACAAATATGTTGCAATTAAAGCTGCAGAGTACTTAAGAAGACCTCTTGAGGAGTTAAAACTTATAACATGTCATCTTGGAAATGGTTCGAGTGTATGTGCAATAAAGTACGGAAAATCAGTTGATACAAGCATGGGATTTACTCCTTTGGCTGGTCTTGCAATGGGAACAAGAAGCGGAACAATTGACCCTGCTGTGATACTCTATCTTATGGAAAAAGAAAAAATGGATGTAAAACAGATGAATGATTTTCTGAATAAAAAGTCGGGTGTGCTTGGTATATCAGGTGTGAGCAGTGACTTTAGAGATTTAGAAAAAGCTGCAAATGAGGGTAATGAAAGAGCACAGCTTGCAATTGACATGTTCTGTTACAGGGTTAAAAAGTATATTGGTGAGTACGCAGCAGTCTTGGGTGGAGTAGATGCAATAATATTTACTGCTGGAATAGGTGAAAATAACGCTCTTGTGAGAGATAAATGTTTGACTGATTTAGAGTATATGGGTGTTCTGTACGATAGAGAAAGAAACTTCAATGTAGAAAAAGGCAAGGTTTTTGAAATAAACAAACCTGAGAGCAAGGTAAAGGTTTTAATAGTTCCTACAAATGAGGAACTTATGATTGCAAGAGAGACAAAAAGACTTCTTTCAAAATAAGCTTTCATGAAAAAGATAGGGGGTTGCAAATATAAGAAGAAAAACAAAAGATTTTTATGCAACCCCCTATTGTTTATTATTCTTTTTTCCACAATCCGTGTAAATTGCAGTATTCATACGCCACTACATTCTCAGCCGAGACCTCAAACAATGCCTTTGGTTCATCACCTGGTTTTAAATATTTTCTGTAGACTTTATCGTCGGCAATAAGTTCTATCCACATAATGTAGTGCTTTTCTTCCATTGGATGAGCAACTTCACCTACTTTGACCAAGATGCCCTCTTCTGTCTTTTCGATAACAGGGACATGCTTTTCTAAACTTGCATCAACTGTGTTAGCTTCAAGCAGCGTCATAGGTTGTCCACAGCATACAAGCTGGCCACCACCCGCATACAAAACCTCTACTATGTTTCCACAGACTTCACATTTGTATACATTTCCTCTTTTAATCATTGATTAAGACCCTCCCTTGTAAAAATTAATTTTTTAAATTACAATTACTTTATACCCACCAAATTAATATTCCTAACACAAAGTTTGAAACAAAATTAAAATTGAAATAATATAAAATATGAAATAAAAACATTTTAAGGGGGATGTGAAAGTGCAAAAAGTATATAATCCGAAAGAGGTAGAAGACAGGCTCTACAAAATGTGGCTTGATAAAAAGTATTTCCATGCAAAGATTGATTATTCAAAAAAACCTTTTACAATTGTTATTCCACCTCCAAATATTACAGGGCAGTTACATATGGGCCATGCACTGAACAATACCATCCAAGATATTCTTATTAGGTTCAAAAGAATGCAGGGATACTGTGCACTTTGGCTTCCTGGTACTGACCATGCAAGCATTGCAACAGAGGCAAAGATTGTTGAAAATATGAAAGAAGAAGGCTTAACGAAGGAGATGATAGGGCGAGAGAAATTTTTAGAGCGTGCGTGGGAGTGGAAAAGAGTATATGGTGGCAGGATTATTGAACAACTCAAGAAACTGGGGGCATCTTGTGACTGGGACAGAGAAAGGTTCACAATGGACGAAGGACTTTCAAATGCTGTAAAAGAAGTTTTTGTAAGACTTTATGAAAAAGGACTTATATATAAAGGCGAGAGGATGATTAACTGGTGTCCAACCTGCCACACTACAATTTCTGATGCCGAAGTTGAATATGAAGAGAAAAAAGGAAAGCTCTACTATATAAAATACCCTGCAAAAGATAATTCGTACTATGTGATTGTGGCTACAACAAGGCCTGAAACAATGCTGGGTGATACTGCCGTTGCAGTAAACCCTAATGACCAAAGATACAAGCATTTGATTGGGAAGACAGTTGTGCTTCCTCTTGTGAATAGAGAAATACCAATAATTGCAGACGATTATGTTGACATGGAATTTGGAACAGGTGTTGTAAAGATAACTCCTGCCCATGACCCGAACGACTTTGAGATTGGGCAAAAACACAACCTTCCAATGGTTCAGGTGATAGACACAAAAGGGTATATGAACGAAAATGCAGGAAAATATGCAGGGCAGGAGAGGTATGAAGCAAGAAAGAATATTGTAAAGGACTTAAAAGATCTTGGTCTTCTTGTGAAAGAAGAGGACTATACTCACAATGTGGGACACTGTTATAGATGTTCAACTGTAATAGAGCCTCTTGTCTCAAAACAGTGGTTTGTCAAGATGAAACCTTTAGCAGAGCCTGCAATAAAAGTTGTGAAGGAAGGAAAGATTAAATTTATACCTGAAAGATTTGAAAAGATATACTTTAACTGGATGGAGAATATAAAAGACTGGTGTATATCAAGACAGCTGTGGTGGGGGCACAGAATTCCTGCTTATTATTGCCGTGATTGCGAAAATATGATGGTCAGCAGAGAAGAAGTAAAGGTATGTTCAAAATGCGGTTCTACCAACGTGTATCAGGATGAGGACACGCTTGACACTTGGTTTTCGTCTGCTCTGTGGCCATTTTCTACGCTTGGCTGGCCTGAGGAGACAGAAGACCTGAAGTATTTCTACCCAACAGATGTTTTGGTAACTGCATATGATATCATTTTCTTCTGGGTTGCAAGGATGATTTTTTCTGGTTTAGAGCATATGGGTAAAGAACCCTTTAAGTATGTTTTGATACACGGTATTGTAAGAGATGCTCAGGGGAGAAAGATGAGCAAATCCTTGGGCAATGGTATAGATCCCCTTGAGGTAATAGAAAAGTACGGTGCTGACGCGCTCAGATTTACACTTGTCACTGGTATATCTCCTGGAAATGACACAAGATTTCATATGGAAAAGGTTGAAGCTAATAGAAACTTTGCAAACAAGATTTGGAATGCTGCAAGATTTGTGATCATGAACCTTGACATTGACACAAGTTTTAAACCTGATGAAAGCAAGTTTACATTTACCGAAAGATGGATTCTTTCCAGGCTTGATACACTTATCAGCGAAGTTACAGAAAACCTTGAAAAGTTTGAAATTGGGATTGCTGCTCAAAAGTTATATGACTTTATATGGGATGAATTTTGCGATTGGTATATTGAAATGTCTAAACCAATACTTTACAATAAAGAAGCCGAGAACAATAAAGAAGTTCAATATGTACTGTTGACAGTATTAACAAATGTTCTGAAACTATTGCATCCGTTTATGCCATTTGTAACAGAGGAAATTTATTTGAACCTTCCACATGTTGAAGAGAGTCTTGTGATAGCAACCTGGCCAAAGCCAAGGGGATATCAATTTACTGAAGACATTCAAATGGTTGAAAAACTTATAGAACTCATAAGAAGTCTGAGAAATTTGAGATTAGAGAAAAACATCAAGCCTGATATCAAGCCTAAGGTATATATAAAGACTGATGACCTTTCAATGGCAAATCAATTGAGCTTATGGGAGATTTACGTCAAAAGACTTGCAAATTTTGATCAGGTTATAATCTCAAATGAAGCTCCAGAAGATAGCGTAGCTTTAGTACTGTCTTGGGGAGTTGCGTATGTGAAATTGAAAGAAATAGTTGATGTTCAAGCAGAGCTTAAAAGACTACTTGATGAAAAGGAAAGACTTTTAAAAGAGGTTGAGAGATCTGAGAAACTGCTGAACAATCAAAACTTTTTACAAAAAGCACCTGAAAAGGTTGTAAATGAAGAAAAAGAAAAATACGAGAGATACAAGCAGATGCTTCTTTCAGTTGTACAGCAGATAGAAAGATTAGAAAGTCTCAGGTGATGTTAAAGATGCTCATGACTTATGAACAAGCTTTAGATTTTATTCATTCAACCTATAAATTTGGTACAAAGCTTGGTCTTGAGAATATAACAAAACTTCTTGAGTTTATGGGGAATCCTCAAAAAGGGTTAAAGGTTATTCACGTTGCGGGCACGAATGGGAAAGGTTCCACATGTGCTTTTATAAATCAGATGTTGATTGAGGCAGGCTTTAGGGTGGGGCTTTATACCTCACCCTTTCTTGAATCTTTTAACGAGAGGATAAAACTCAACAATCAACCAATAGACAATCAAGAACTTGCCAGTATTACAGAGTTTGTAAAAGAAAGAATTGAAGAGATGATAAGACAAGGTTTTTCACATCCCACAGAGTTTGAGGTTGTAACTGCCATTGGTTTTGAGTTTTTTAAAAGAAAAAATGTAGACTTTGTTGTTCTTGAGGTTGGACTTGGTGGAAGATTTGATGCAACTAATGTAGTAGAAAACCCTGAAATTTGCGTAATTACATCAATAGGTTTTGATCATATGGACATTTTAGGTTCAACAATTGAAAAAATTGCTTTCGAGAAGGCAGGAATAATAAAGCAAAATACCAAAGTAATACTGGCACTTCAGCGATATGAAAAGGTAAAAGAGGTTATTTCGAAAGTGTGCAAGGAGCAAAATGCTCAGCTAATCGAGGTAGAAAGAAATTATCATGTATTGAAGAACACACTGGAAGGAATTGTTTTTGATTGTGTTACTCCAAAAGGAATTTATAAAAATCTTGAGATTAAGCTACTTGGCACACATCAGGTAGAAAATGCTCTAAATTGTGTTTATGTGTATGAATGTTTGAAAGAAAAATATGACATAAAAACTGAAGCGTTAATAAAAGGGCTATTGAATGCTCGCTGGAACGGTCGGTTTGAGGTTTTGATAGATACACCTTTGGTTGTATTAGATGGTGCGCACAATGTAGATGGGATGAAAGTGCTTGTAGAAAACTGCAAAATATACTTAAATGATAAGAAGATTGTGGCTGTTGTAGGAATTTTAAAGGACAAAGAATATGAAAAGATGATTTCGTTGATAAAGAGTGTGGCGCAAAGGGTTATATTTACTCTTGTTCCTTCCCAAAAGAGAGCTTTTTCTGAAAAAGAAGCTCTTGAGATTTCGCATAAGTGTGGTGTTGAGTTTGTACCAGATTTCAGAGAAGCAATTAAATATGCATTAGGTTTGTGTAATGAAGATGATGCAGTCATAATTTGTGGTTCTTTATATCTTGTAGGGGCAGCAAGAGGTTTTCTGAAAAGCATGTTAAGTAGGTTGTAATTATACAGCAATTGCTATAAAATATTAATACGAAGAAAATTAAAAGAAAGAGGTGTTGTCAGAAATGAAACTTTTTATTGATACTGCAAATGTGAATGAGATAAGAGAAGCTCATTCTTGGGGAATAATTTGTGGTGTTACTACAAATCCGTCTTTGATTGCAAAAGAGGGCAGAGATTTCAAAGAAGTAGTTAATGAGATTTGTTCAATTGTAGATGGTCCAATCTCTGCAGAGGTAATTTCTCTTAAAGCAGAAGGTATGATTGAGGAAGCAAGAGATTTAGCAAAGATTCATAAAAATATAGTTATTAAAATTCCAATGACTGCAGAGGGGCTCAAAGCTGTGTCAGTTCTTTCGAAAGAAGGTATTAAGACAAATGTTACACTCATCTTCTCAGCAGCTCAAGCACTTTTAGCAGCAAAAGCTGGAGCAACTTATGTATCGCCATTTGTGGGAAGACTTGATGATATTGGGCAAAATGGTATTGAGCTTATAAAGGAGATTGTACAAATATTCAAGAATTATCCTGATATTAAAACAGAGATAATTGCAGCAAGTATAAGACATCCTATACATGTCATTGAAGCTGCAAAAGCAGGTGCTCATATAGCAACAGTGCCATTTAAAGTTTTAGAGCAGATGACAAAACATGCTCTGACCGATGTTGGTATCGAAAGATTCTTGAAAGACTGGGAAAAGGTACCCAAGAAAAGTTAAAGCAACCCTGAAAGAAGGGTTGCTGTTTTTTTAAATTTTTGACTGGAGGGGAAAGATGGGATTTGTAAAAGAGAATATAAATGGTATAGAGATATTTAGAATAAGCGAATTTGAAGAATATGGTATAGAGGGTTTTTTCACAACACGAAAGGGTTGTGGAAATGATAGTTTCAATCTGAGCTATAAATGGACTGCACAGAAAGATGAAGTGGACAAAAACTTTCATATTCTTTTTGAGGCTTTAAAAATAGACCATAGAAATATTTTCTATGCAAAACAGGTGCATAAAAATGATATAATAATTGTAGAAAGAGGATTTGACTTTTTTGAATATAATCAAGAAGCAGAGGCAGATGGACTTATAACAAATATCCCTGAAATTGCACTTATAACGATGCATGCTGATTGTTTTCCTGTTTATATTGTCGATACAGAGAAAAGGGTAATTTCTCTGGTTCATTCTGGTTGGAGAGGGGCTTTGCTGCATATAACCGAAAATGCCATCCAGGTTCTGAAGAAAGAATTTTTTTCTATTGCTGAAGATTTACTTGTGGCGATCGGGCCAGGGATATGTAAAAGACATTTTGAGGTGGGTGAAGATGTTTACAAGATGTTTTTGAGAGAATTTGGAGATGAGGTTTGTTTGGAGTCTAAAGAGGGTCTTTTTGTCGATTTGAAAAAAGCAATATTTCTTGATTTGAAGAAAAATGGTATTAAGACCTGTCAGATAATATCTTGTGATATGTGTACGTATGAGAATGTAGATATATTCTTTTCGTACAGAAGAGACTACAGAAAGCCAGAAAATTTGGGTAGTATGGTTGCAATCTTGAGGATGGTGAGAAGGTAAATGAAAAATATTCTAATAGTTGATGACGAGCAGCACATTCTTGAGCTTCTTAAATTTAATCTCAGAAAAGAAGGATATAATACATTTGAGGCAGATAGTGGCATATTAGCACTTGAGATTTTAAAGCATAATAAAGTTGACCTTGTTATACTCGATATTATGATGAGTGACAAGGACGGATATGAAGTTTTAAAAGAGATTCGATTTAATAAAGATACAAAAAATTTGCCAGTGATTTTGTTATCTGCAAAATCTGAAGAGATTGATAAAATACTTGGGCTTGAGCTTGGCGCAGATGACTATATAACAAAGCCTTTTAGTGTAAAAGAGCTGGTTGTAAGAGTAAAGGCACTTTTGAGAAGAGTAGAGAGTTTAAAGCCTGAGGTCGAAGATAAGGTCAAGTTTGGAGATGTAGAAGTGGACTTTTCGAAAAGAACAGTTAAGAAAAATAATCAGGATGTACCTCTTTCGTTCAAAGAGTTTGAACTTTTGAAGCTTCTTATCGAAAACAGAGGCAGGGTGTTGGACAGAGACTTTATTTTGCAAAGGGTATGGGGATACGAGTTTGATGGAGATACACGAACAGTTGATGTGCATATAAGGTTTTTGAGAAGAAAACTTGAAGACGATGAGAAAAATCCACGATACATAGAAACAGTCAGAGGCGTAGGTTACAGGTTTAATGAAAGGTCTGAGTAAAGCATGAGGTCGAAGCTTTTTGGTTATACTATATTAGTTGTGGTAGTTATAACACTTCTTCAAGGAATTCTTTCATATGAGACTTATAAAAACATATATATAGATGAAAACAAAAAATGGCTTGTTGCTAAAATAAATGAAGTTGAAAAATACATTTATTCTTTTGGTGTTGATAAACTGAATAATATCTATAACAAAGGCGATTTTAGAGTAACTATTGTTGGTAGCAGTGGGGTTGTTCTTTACGACTCTGAAGCAAATGTAAAGAAAATGGAAAATCACTTAAAAAGACCAGAGATTGCAAATGCCAATAGAGTTTTTGGAAAAGTAGAGTTTTCGATGAGAAGGAGCAAAACACTGGGGCATTACTTTTTGTATGCAGCAAAAAAAGTTAAAATTTACAATACATTAATGTTTATAAGAGTTTCAGTTCCTCTTGACAAAGTAGACACAATCTTAAAAAAGGTTTTATTAAATACTCTAAAATTTGCAGTGATGTGTATTTTTCTGGGTATAGCCTTGGCAATAGGAATCTCATCTGTTTTATATCAACCGTTAAAAGGCCTGATTTCGCTTATTTCAGAGGGACTGGAAAAATTTAGCATTCAAGATGTTAAAAGTCCAAAAGATTTCAGATGGCTTAGTCTCAGCTTTTCAAAGATGTATCAGCTTTTGGAGGAAAAGATTGGCGAATCTAATATATTAAGAAAAAGGCTCACTTCTCTTTTAGACTCATTAGACATTGGTATAATCTTTTTTGATATGAATAAAAGAATACTTACGTTCAACAGGGGAGCAGAAAACATTCTTGAAACTAACCTCAAAGTTGGATTAAGTTTACTTGAATGCGTCCGAGTATATGAACTTTTCGAGTTTCTTTTCCAACAGGATATAAATGAAAAGGAGATTGAAATTAGTATCAATAATAAAACAAAGTTTCTGAAAATAAATAAGAAGAAAATTTCATATGAAGACAATAAAGAAGGTATACTTTTAATATTAAGTGATATTACCTTTTTGAAAAAGTTAGAAAGAATTCGGTCTGACTTTGTGGCAAATGTATCGCATGAACTCAAAACACCACTTACTTCAATAAAGGGTTTTGTAGAAACACTTAAAGATGGTGCAATTGATGATAAAGATGTTGCTATTAAGTTTCTCAACATTATTGAGGTTGAGGTAGAAAGGCTTGTGAGACTTATAAATGATCTTCTCTATCTTTCGGAAATAGAGAATGCGGCAATGCCCATTTTAGAAGAAAAAGTGGTGGTTAAAGAAGTTGTGCTTGAGATTATCGAACTTTTAAAAATAAAAGCTGAGAAGAAGAATATTCAACTTGATATAAAGGTCCAAGAGGGTCTTGAGATGAACATATATCGCGATTGGCTAAAGCAGATTTTTATAAATTTAATAGATAATGCAATTGTTTATAACAAAGAAAATGGGAAAGTATGGGTGACTGTAGAGAAATTAGATAACTTAATTGTTATAAAGGTTAAGGACACAGGAATTGGAATACCTGGAAGGGAAGTTGAGAGGATATTTGAAAGATTTTACAGAGTGGATAAAGGAAGGTCCAGAAAGTTTGGAGGCACAGGCTTGGGTCTTTCTATTGTAAAGCACATAGTAGAGCTTTATGGAGGAAAAGTTTGGGTTGAAAGCCAGGAAGGTATAGGCAGTGAGTTTACGGTAACAATTCCAATTGTAAAAAAGGCTGACCCACATCAATAGGCCAGCCTTATTTATAGTTATGCTATCCAGCTGATTAGTATAGAAATGATAGCTCCCAAGAGAGCACACATTGGAATTGTCAAAACCCATGCAATAACAATATTTCTTGCAACCCCCCATCTAACAGCTGAAAACTTTTTACATGCACCTACCCCCATAATAGAGGATGAGATGACATGAGTGGTGGAAACTGGTGCACCAATATGAGTTGCAAACTGGATTGTTAGTGCTGCACCAGTTTCTGCTGCAAAGCCGTTTATTGGTGCAAGTTTTATTATCTTTATTCCCATTGTTTTAATTATTCGCCAGCCACCTACTGATGTACCCAAAGCCATGGCGAGAGCACAGGCAAATTTAACCCAGTCAGGTACAACAAACTCATTTAAAATTCCACTTCCTACCAGCGCCATGGTTATTATTCCCATGGATTTTTGGGCGTCGTTTGAACCATGACTATATGCCATCCACATTGCAGAGAGTATTTGGAACTTTGAAAAGTATCTATTCACAATTGTTGGATGTACTTTGGCAAACAATATGTAAAGAATCATCATAAATAGGTATCCAAAAACAAAACCTAAGATAGGAGAGACAATCAAAGGAAGAACAATCTTTTTGACAAATCCTATCCAATTTATATCGGCAAGTGATTTTGTTGCGGCAATTGCAGCACCCACAAGACCACCAATTATTGCATGTGATGAGGAAGAAGGTATTCCCCACCACCATGTAATCAAATCCCATACAATTGCTGCTATTACAGCCGCAAGCACAAGGTTTTGTGTAACAAATCTCGGGTCAACTATTCCATGGCCAATTGTC from Caldicellulosiruptor kronotskyensis 2002 encodes the following:
- a CDS encoding sensor histidine kinase yields the protein MRSKLFGYTILVVVVITLLQGILSYETYKNIYIDENKKWLVAKINEVEKYIYSFGVDKLNNIYNKGDFRVTIVGSSGVVLYDSEANVKKMENHLKRPEIANANRVFGKVEFSMRRSKTLGHYFLYAAKKVKIYNTLMFIRVSVPLDKVDTILKKVLLNTLKFAVMCIFLGIALAIGISSVLYQPLKGLISLISEGLEKFSIQDVKSPKDFRWLSLSFSKMYQLLEEKIGESNILRKRLTSLLDSLDIGIIFFDMNKRILTFNRGAENILETNLKVGLSLLECVRVYELFEFLFQQDINEKEIEISINNKTKFLKINKKKISYEDNKEGILLILSDITFLKKLERIRSDFVANVSHELKTPLTSIKGFVETLKDGAIDDKDVAIKFLNIIEVEVERLVRLINDLLYLSEIENAAMPILEEKVVVKEVVLEIIELLKIKAEKKNIQLDIKVQEGLEMNIYRDWLKQIFINLIDNAIVYNKENGKVWVTVEKLDNLIVIKVKDTGIGIPGREVERIFERFYRVDKGRSRKFGGTGLGLSIVKHIVELYGGKVWVESQEGIGSEFTVTIPIVKKADPHQ
- a CDS encoding inorganic phosphate transporter, whose protein sequence is MHNIPLNLLLIIILALTFDFINGFHDTANAIATSVSTRVLTPRTAIFMSAVFNFFGAMINTEVAKTIGHGIVDPRFVTQNLVLAAVIAAIVWDLITWWWGIPSSSSHAIIGGLVGAAIAATKSLADINWIGFVKKIVLPLIVSPILGFVFGYLFMMILYILFAKVHPTIVNRYFSKFQILSAMWMAYSHGSNDAQKSMGIITMALVGSGILNEFVVPDWVKFACALAMALGTSVGGWRIIKTMGIKIIKLAPINGFAAETGAALTIQFATHIGAPVSTTHVISSSIMGVGACKKFSAVRWGVARNIVIAWVLTIPMCALLGAIISILISWIA